The genomic interval CTGTTAGTTTTTGACACATATTTGTTCTTAGTTCAGTTTCAGAACGTGCGGTTGTCCAAACTCTCACTTCATCTATTTTCCCATCAAAATAATTATCAACTCTACCAATCCATCTTAATGGGTCAACTGGTGTCCCAGTAGTTCCTGTTCTTGTGGTTACTAAAACGCCATTAATATAAACTCTTAAATTAGTGCCTTCATAAGTCATTGCTACATGGTTCCACTGATTCTCAATAAAACTATTAGATGGAGTATTGCCTGATTGCCATGTGGTTCCATTTCCAAAACCGAAGTGAATTCTATTGTTTTGATACACCCACATACCTGGAGCTCTATTAGCTCCGCCAGAACTTTGATTACCAATAAATCCGTGCCAAGAACCATTTACTTGTGAAGAATAAATCCAAGCTTCTAAGGTGAAAGTAGTACTTAAAGCGATACCTGATGCGCCAAGATCTATATAATCATTCGTTCCATCGAAATCTAAAGTGGCTCCAGAACCAGGAGACTGACTTAGAAGGATTGAACTATAAAAAAGAGCAGTTAGTAGGGTGATAACTCTTAGCTTCATTGGGGGTTTACTATTACTTTTTAGACATTACTTTTAAGCAAAAGTCTCAACAAGTACATATACCTTATGATTGATAAGAATATTCATTTGGGGACAAATGCAAGTTAAAAATACTAAAAAAAAATGAATTATTGCTTTTCTTGCCACTTCCATGCGGAAAGTAGGGCTTCATCAAGTGTTTTTTCTGTCTTCCAATTGAGTTCTTTGTTGGCTATTGTAGTGTCTGCATACGCAGCTGTAATATCACCAGCTCTACGTCCTACAATTTTGTAATTTAAAGGTTTTCCTGTTGCTTTTTCAAAAGATTGTATTACTTCTAATACAGAGCTTCCAGTTCCAGTCCCAACGTTAAAAAACTCGAAATTAGTTTTATTTCTTTTTTCAATTAATCTAGATAAAGCAGCAATATGTGCTTTTGCTAAATCTACAACATGTATATAATCTCTTACAGCAGTTCCATCTACAGTATCATAATCATCTCCAAAAACAGATAATTCTTTTCTGATTCCTGCTGCTGTTTGTGTAACAAAAGGAATTAAATTTTGAGGAACACCTAATGGTAATTCGCCAATTTTAATACTTTCATGTGCTCCAATAGGGTTAAAATAACGTAATGCTATTGCGTTTAAGTTATAAGAACCACAGCTTTCTTTAATGATTTCTTCGCCAATCTGTTTGGTGTTTCCGTATGGAGATTCAGCAGGTTTTGTAGGCGCGCTTTCCGTAATTGGTAATTGATCTGCCTGACCATAAACTGTACATGAAGAACTAAAAATAAAGTTATCTATTTTTCTATTCTTCATTTCTTGTAAAATATACACCAAAGTTGTGATGTTATTTTCGTAATATTTTAGAGGCTCATTTACACTTTCGCCTACCGCTTTTGAAGCCGCAAAATGGATAATTCCATCTACAGTATTGTTTTCAAAAAAATGTTGCACATCTTTTTT from Lutibacter sp. Hel_I_33_5 carries:
- the galE gene encoding UDP-glucose 4-epimerase GalE, with protein sequence MKRILVTGGLGFIGSHTVVELQNSGFEVVIIDDLSNSKIEVLDQITSISGTKPDFYQIDLRVKKDVQHFFENNTVDGIIHFAASKAVGESVNEPLKYYENNITTLVYILQEMKNRKIDNFIFSSSCTVYGQADQLPITESAPTKPAESPYGNTKQIGEEIIKESCGSYNLNAIALRYFNPIGAHESIKIGELPLGVPQNLIPFVTQTAAGIRKELSVFGDDYDTVDGTAVRDYIHVVDLAKAHIAALSRLIEKRNKTNFEFFNVGTGTGSSVLEVIQSFEKATGKPLNYKIVGRRAGDITAAYADTTIANKELNWKTEKTLDEALLSAWKWQEKQ